A window from Actimicrobium sp. CCC2.4 encodes these proteins:
- the pheT gene encoding phenylalanine--tRNA ligase subunit beta translates to MQFSENWLRSMVNPTMTSDALSHLLTMSGLEVEEVNPVAPPFSNVVVGKVIELARHPNADRLNVCQVDVGTGTLLNIVCGAPNVRTGMKVVCAIVGAILPPGEDGKCFEIKVGQLRGVESQGMLCSAKELKLSDEHSGLIDLPDDAPVGQDIRDYLQLNDLTFTIKLTPNKADCLSILGVAREVSALTGCTLNKPTYQPVAVTIADVLPVKISAPDLCGRFSGRIIRGLNAKAATPEWMKQRLERSGQRSIAALVDISNYVMLELGQPSHVFDLAKIHGGLDVRWGRAGEALKLLNGNVVAVDDWVGVIADEQEIESLAGIMGGDATAVTLETTDIYLEAAFWFPQAIQGRARRYNFSTDAAHRFERGVDFAATVESIERITALMIEICGQAGVTQVGPIDDQVTNLPSRLPVPLRTARASKIIGVSFTDAKIAEIFLRLGFEFTQKTGVFEVTPPSFRFDMEIEEDLIEEIARVFGFENIPALPPVAANAIRVRSEAVRSLFTLRRQIADRDYQEVVNFSFVEESWEHDFAGNDTPIKLRNPIASQLSVMRSTLIGGLIANVRYNLNRKVSRIRVFEFGTVYRRDSTVKDGALTVAGYAQDKRLAALAYGPVVEEQWGLGTRNVDYFDVKADIEALLAPVTAHFVSIQHPALHPGRSATILVEGKDVGFIGELHPRLQQRYELPLSPVLFEIDATALQSRSLPVFQEISKFPAVTRDLAFVVDHTVQVQDLIDTFNAEKRENIACSPMQAIVLFDEYRGSGLSSDEKSLAFRFTLQDTQSTLQDEKVDAAMSAFVSSVNKKHGAKLRT, encoded by the coding sequence ATGCAATTTTCCGAAAACTGGCTCCGTTCCATGGTCAATCCGACGATGACGTCGGATGCGTTATCGCACTTGCTCACCATGTCGGGACTGGAGGTTGAAGAAGTCAATCCGGTAGCGCCTCCGTTTTCTAATGTTGTTGTTGGCAAGGTTATTGAGTTGGCACGACATCCGAACGCCGATCGTCTCAATGTTTGCCAAGTTGATGTGGGTACAGGGACGTTGCTTAATATCGTCTGTGGTGCGCCGAACGTACGGACCGGAATGAAGGTTGTTTGTGCGATTGTCGGTGCAATACTTCCGCCTGGAGAGGATGGTAAATGCTTCGAAATCAAGGTCGGTCAACTGCGCGGTGTCGAATCTCAAGGAATGTTGTGTTCGGCGAAGGAATTGAAGCTGTCAGACGAGCATAGCGGTTTGATTGATTTGCCCGATGACGCTCCCGTAGGACAAGATATACGTGACTATCTGCAGTTAAATGACTTGACGTTCACTATCAAGCTCACTCCCAACAAGGCGGACTGTCTGTCGATTCTTGGTGTTGCTCGCGAAGTATCTGCATTGACAGGTTGCACATTAAATAAGCCCACTTATCAGCCGGTAGCGGTCACCATTGCAGACGTGTTGCCGGTGAAGATCAGCGCACCAGATTTGTGTGGACGTTTTTCCGGACGCATAATCCGCGGTTTGAATGCCAAAGCTGCAACACCTGAGTGGATGAAACAGAGACTCGAGCGGAGCGGGCAACGATCGATCGCCGCATTAGTCGATATTTCCAATTATGTGATGCTCGAACTAGGGCAGCCCTCTCACGTTTTTGATTTAGCCAAAATTCATGGCGGCCTCGATGTCCGTTGGGGACGCGCAGGAGAAGCATTAAAGCTGCTGAACGGTAATGTCGTGGCAGTGGACGACTGGGTTGGTGTCATTGCAGACGAGCAAGAAATCGAATCATTGGCTGGAATTATGGGCGGTGATGCTACGGCAGTGACGTTGGAGACAACGGATATCTACCTTGAAGCAGCTTTCTGGTTTCCGCAAGCGATACAAGGACGGGCGCGTCGTTATAATTTTTCTACCGACGCTGCACATCGATTCGAACGTGGTGTGGATTTTGCTGCGACAGTCGAAAGTATTGAGCGCATTACGGCGCTGATGATCGAGATATGCGGACAAGCAGGAGTTACGCAGGTTGGACCAATCGACGACCAAGTCACTAACTTGCCATCCAGGTTGCCAGTACCATTGCGAACGGCTCGGGCCAGCAAAATCATCGGTGTGTCATTTACTGATGCAAAAATCGCCGAAATTTTCTTGCGTCTCGGTTTCGAGTTTACGCAAAAAACTGGTGTGTTCGAGGTAACGCCCCCTTCATTTCGTTTTGATATGGAAATTGAAGAAGATCTGATCGAAGAAATTGCACGGGTTTTTGGCTTTGAAAATATTCCCGCGTTGCCACCTGTCGCGGCAAATGCAATACGAGTGCGTTCGGAGGCGGTGCGGTCGTTGTTCACGCTGCGCAGACAGATTGCGGATCGGGATTATCAGGAGGTTGTGAATTTCAGTTTTGTCGAAGAGTCGTGGGAGCATGATTTCGCAGGAAACGATACACCGATCAAGTTACGCAACCCGATTGCCAGTCAGTTGAGCGTGATGCGTTCAACTTTGATTGGAGGCTTGATTGCGAATGTCCGCTATAACCTCAATCGAAAAGTATCTCGCATTCGAGTGTTCGAATTTGGCACGGTATATCGGCGCGATAGTACGGTGAAAGATGGTGCGTTGACAGTTGCCGGATACGCGCAAGATAAACGCTTAGCGGCACTGGCGTACGGTCCGGTAGTCGAAGAGCAGTGGGGACTTGGTACTCGCAATGTCGATTATTTTGATGTGAAGGCGGACATCGAAGCGTTATTGGCTCCGGTAACTGCGCATTTCGTTTCGATACAGCACCCTGCATTGCACCCTGGCCGCTCAGCAACCATCCTCGTTGAAGGCAAAGATGTGGGATTTATTGGAGAACTGCACCCGCGTTTGCAGCAACGCTACGAGTTGCCATTGTCGCCGGTATTATTTGAGATCGATGCTACGGCGTTACAGTCACGATCACTGCCTGTATTTCAGGAGATTTCTAAATTTCCTGCAGTTACTCGCGATCTAGCGTTCGTCGTCGACCACACAGTCCAGGTACAAGATTTGATTGATACTTTCAACGCAGAAAAGAGGGAAAATATAGCGTGTAGCCCAATGCAAGCCATTGTTTTATTTGATGAATATCGCGGTTCCGGTTTATCTTCTGACGAGAAAAGTCTTGCTTTCAGATTCACCTTGCAAGATACTCAAAGTACACTGCAGGACGAGAAAGTTGATGCCGCGATGTCTGCATTTGTATCATCTGTCAATAAAAAACATGGCGCGAAATTGCGTACTTAG
- a CDS encoding integration host factor subunit alpha has translation MNDVISTEFQSVLSADLDRAMLEAQARSQAEKDLPTLTKAELAELLFEQVGLNKREAKDMVETFFYEIRDALERGELVKLSGFGNFQLRDKPQRPGRNPKTGEEIPITARRVVTFHASQKLKSMVEHEYPVLPPRMA, from the coding sequence ATGAACGACGTTATCTCGACCGAATTTCAATCTGTGTTGAGTGCCGACCTAGACCGCGCAATGTTAGAGGCACAGGCCAGGTCACAAGCGGAAAAGGATTTGCCAACGCTAACCAAGGCCGAGCTAGCCGAGCTGCTGTTTGAGCAAGTTGGCTTAAATAAACGTGAGGCTAAGGATATGGTCGAAACTTTTTTCTATGAGATCAGGGATGCACTAGAGCGGGGGGAGTTAGTGAAGCTATCCGGATTTGGTAATTTCCAATTGAGAGACAAGCCACAGCGTCCCGGTCGGAACCCGAAAACAGGTGAAGAAATTCCTATTACTGCGCGCCGTGTTGTTACTTTTCACGCCAGTCAAAAATTGAAAAGTATGGTTGAACACGAATATCCTGTATTGCCTCCTCGCATGGCCTAA
- a CDS encoding MerR family transcriptional regulator, whose translation MNDRSSKPELMVLPLIPAKRYFTIGEVSELCGVKPHVLRYWEQEFTQLKPVKRRGNRRYYQHHEVLLIRRIRELLYEQGFTISGARNKLDTRWSQSEEVNLATTCSTAVDPLYTDIRTELFEIMALLEP comes from the coding sequence ATGAACGATCGATCAAGTAAGCCAGAGCTTATGGTATTGCCGTTAATCCCAGCAAAACGTTACTTTACTATCGGTGAGGTTAGCGAGTTGTGCGGTGTAAAGCCGCATGTTCTGCGTTATTGGGAACAAGAGTTTACCCAATTAAAGCCGGTTAAACGACGCGGGAATCGGCGCTATTATCAACACCATGAAGTCTTATTGATCCGTCGTATTCGTGAGTTGCTTTACGAACAAGGTTTTACTATTAGTGGAGCGCGCAATAAACTCGACACTCGCTGGAGTCAGAGTGAAGAGGTAAACCTCGCTACTACTTGTTCTACGGCTGTTGATCCGTTATACACGGATATTCGGACTGAACTTTTCGAGATAATGGCGTTACTCGAACCGTAA
- a CDS encoding SpoVR family protein, with amino-acid sequence MKKNLSPVNSPHYKLPEQSEWTFELIEHIHDEIRRVASDFGLDTYPNQLEIISAEQMMDAYASVGMPVSYHHWSFGKHFLSTEKSYRRGQMGLAYEIVINSNPCIAYLMEENSLTMQALVIAHAAYGHNSFFKNNYLFRTWTDAEAIVDYMVFARNYIAQCERLHGIDAVELLLDSCHALQNYGVDRYKRPAKLSLEKEHARQEEREAYLQSQVNHLWRTLPRREDETENTETTRFPTEPQENLLYFIEKYAPLLEPWQREVIRITRKISQYFYPQRQTQVMNEGWATFWHYTILNQLYEEKVVGTGFMLEFLQSHTNVVFQPSVHSPNFNGINPYALGYAMMRDIRRICEQPTEEDKVWFPDIANTDWHQTLDFAMRNFKDESFIAQYLSPKLIREFHFFSILDDDSDKNLHISAIHDDSGYHYVRRVLANQYNLGDREPNIQVWSVDTRSDRALTLRHMEFQRRPLNQHADEVLKHAARLWGFDVHLDTIAPDGTVVSSLTCKADRSTSTRKG; translated from the coding sequence ATGAAAAAAAATCTTTCGCCGGTCAACTCGCCGCATTATAAATTGCCGGAACAGTCCGAATGGACCTTCGAATTAATAGAACATATACATGATGAAATTCGCCGCGTTGCCAGCGACTTCGGCCTAGACACCTACCCCAATCAATTAGAAATTATTAGCGCCGAACAAATGATGGATGCTTATGCATCTGTCGGAATGCCGGTTTCGTATCATCATTGGTCGTTCGGAAAACACTTTCTTTCAACTGAAAAAAGCTATAGACGAGGCCAAATGGGGTTGGCTTATGAAATCGTCATCAATTCGAATCCTTGCATCGCCTATCTGATGGAAGAAAATAGTCTGACAATGCAAGCGTTGGTCATTGCGCACGCCGCTTACGGCCATAACTCTTTTTTTAAAAACAATTATTTGTTTCGAACGTGGACCGATGCAGAAGCTATTGTTGATTACATGGTTTTTGCCCGCAACTATATCGCCCAGTGCGAGCGCTTGCACGGCATCGATGCGGTCGAACTCTTACTCGACTCCTGCCATGCACTGCAAAATTACGGCGTGGACAGATACAAACGCCCAGCGAAGCTATCGCTTGAAAAAGAACATGCGCGCCAGGAAGAACGCGAAGCTTATTTACAGTCACAAGTAAATCATCTGTGGCGGACTTTACCTCGCAGAGAAGACGAAACAGAAAATACTGAAACAACACGATTCCCAACAGAACCCCAAGAGAATCTTCTTTATTTCATCGAGAAATATGCCCCTCTACTTGAGCCTTGGCAACGTGAAGTCATTCGAATCACGCGGAAAATATCACAATATTTTTACCCTCAGCGTCAGACACAAGTCATGAATGAAGGATGGGCGACTTTCTGGCATTACACAATCCTAAACCAGCTATACGAAGAAAAAGTAGTCGGTACCGGCTTCATGCTTGAGTTCTTACAGAGCCATACCAACGTGGTTTTCCAACCGTCAGTGCATAGTCCGAATTTCAACGGCATCAATCCTTATGCATTAGGTTATGCAATGATGCGCGATATTCGTCGTATTTGTGAACAACCTACCGAAGAGGATAAAGTATGGTTTCCGGACATTGCAAATACGGATTGGCATCAAACATTGGATTTTGCTATGCGCAACTTCAAGGATGAAAGTTTTATCGCTCAATACCTTTCACCAAAGCTGATTCGAGAATTCCATTTTTTTTCGATTCTGGATGATGACAGTGACAAGAACTTGCATATATCTGCTATTCACGACGATAGTGGCTATCACTACGTAAGGCGTGTATTGGCAAACCAATATAATCTCGGTGACCGAGAACCAAATATTCAGGTCTGGTCAGTGGACACACGTAGTGATAGGGCGCTGACTTTACGCCACATGGAATTTCAGCGCCGTCCACTCAACCAGCACGCCGACGAAGTATTAAAGCATGCAGCACGTCTTTGGGGATTTGATGTTCATTTGGACACAATCGCGCCAGATGGGACGGTTGTGAGCTCATTGACTTGCAAGGCAGATAGATCAACGTCAACAAGAAAAGGCTAA
- a CDS encoding YeaH/YhbH family protein has protein sequence MVHLIDRRLQGKNKSAVNRERFLRRYKNQIKDAVARAIKDRSITDMETGEKLSIPVKDVNEPHFGHAHGGVWEVVRPGNQDYLRGDSVPRPENASGSGKGSAGNSDQTDDDNFLFELTKEEFMNYFFEDLELPYLVKRQITAIKEFKTARSGYNTTGTPSNIHVLRSLRGALGRRIAAGGSSNKLLRLAENQLEKLGRIVPPDEMSIKELKGSIHRLKAKLRAIPFIDPIDLRYSNRIKTPKPSSQAVMFCIMDVSGSMDQQKKDTAKRFFILLHLFLTRAYEKIDVVFIRHHTSATEVNEDDFFHSRESGGTVVSSALHLLTKIILERYPRADWNSYVAQASDGDNWDSDSVNCRKLMIDMVMPAVQYFAYIEITDGAAQNLWQEYAQVATIYPHFAMKKITTSADIYPVFRELFRKQVPQ, from the coding sequence TTGGTTCATCTTATCGACCGACGATTACAAGGCAAAAATAAATCTGCAGTCAATCGTGAGCGTTTTTTACGCCGGTATAAAAACCAGATCAAAGATGCTGTTGCCCGTGCTATCAAAGATCGCTCGATCACCGATATGGAAACCGGTGAAAAGCTCTCCATACCGGTCAAAGATGTCAATGAGCCCCATTTTGGACATGCCCACGGTGGAGTCTGGGAAGTGGTTCGCCCGGGGAACCAGGATTATCTGAGAGGTGACTCCGTTCCAAGACCAGAAAATGCCTCCGGCTCCGGGAAAGGAAGCGCTGGCAACAGCGACCAGACAGACGACGACAACTTTCTGTTTGAGCTAACCAAGGAAGAATTCATGAATTACTTCTTTGAAGATCTAGAGCTTCCCTATTTGGTTAAGCGGCAAATTACAGCGATTAAAGAGTTCAAAACGGCGCGGTCTGGCTATAACACAACGGGCACTCCCTCCAACATACACGTCTTGAGATCGTTACGCGGCGCACTTGGTCGTCGAATTGCCGCTGGTGGCAGTTCGAATAAGTTATTGCGTTTAGCCGAAAATCAGTTGGAAAAATTAGGCAGGATCGTCCCTCCGGATGAAATGAGTATTAAGGAGCTAAAAGGCAGCATCCACCGACTTAAGGCCAAGCTCCGGGCGATTCCCTTCATCGATCCGATTGATCTTCGATACAGCAATCGTATAAAGACGCCAAAGCCCTCGAGTCAGGCAGTAATGTTTTGCATTATGGATGTCTCGGGATCCATGGATCAACAGAAAAAAGATACTGCAAAACGCTTTTTTATATTGCTTCATTTGTTTCTGACACGAGCATACGAGAAAATCGACGTTGTTTTTATTCGGCACCATACTTCTGCGACTGAAGTAAATGAAGATGACTTTTTTCATTCACGCGAGTCTGGTGGAACGGTAGTCTCTTCGGCACTACATCTCCTCACCAAAATAATTCTAGAACGGTATCCAAGAGCGGACTGGAATAGTTATGTGGCCCAGGCATCAGATGGAGATAATTGGGACAGTGATTCTGTCAATTGCAGAAAACTGATGATCGACATGGTAATGCCTGCCGTGCAATATTTCGCGTATATCGAGATTACCGACGGAGCAGCACAGAATCTCTGGCAAGAATACGCTCAAGTGGCCACTATCTATCCGCATTTCGCGATGAAGAAGATCACTACAAGTGCCGATATTTATCCCGTATTTCGTGAATTGTTTCGAAAGCAGGTGCCGCAATGA
- a CDS encoding transposase DNA-binding-containing protein, translated as MTTREMPSASGSRRLVSHEQEQTWMDKENAACNFRDERLKKRCRLLLEQFWTNMGQTIPFACQDWANTKACWRCARR; from the coding sequence ATGACGACGAGGGAGATGCCAAGCGCTTCCGGGTCTCGTCGCCTGGTGTCCCATGAGCAGGAGCAGACATGGATGGACAAAGAAAATGCCGCCTGTAATTTCCGGGACGAGCGCCTCAAGAAACGTTGTCGGCTATTGCTTGAGCAGTTCTGGACAAATATGGGGCAGACCATTCCGTTTGCCTGTCAGGATTGGGCAAATACGAAAGCATGTTGGCGCTGCGCGAGACGATAG
- a CDS encoding DDE-type integrase/transposase/recombinase: MSDICTGWLYLATVLDEFSRKLIGFTTAPAMPAALVCVALCIRTASRSLSPSLIVNTGSGSQYASIKYQTLRKGCCLVCSMS, encoded by the coding sequence GTGAGTGATATCTGTACCGGCTGGCTATATTTAGCCACGGTATTGGACGAGTTCTCGCGCAAGCTGATCGGCTTTACCACTGCGCCTGCTATGCCTGCTGCGCTGGTTTGCGTAGCCTTATGCATAAGAACTGCCAGTCGAAGTCTGTCACCGAGTTTGATCGTGAATACCGGTAGTGGGAGTCAGTACGCCAGCATCAAATACCAGACCTTGCGGAAAGGGTGCTGCCTGGTGTGCAGCATGAGCTGA
- a CDS encoding integrase core domain-containing protein, producing the protein MQHELKRHCWDNAVGERVFLNLRMECARRTWYANQEETRSDIAAYIVDFYSCTRLHSVLGTLTPGVFKPKMAKNFH; encoded by the coding sequence GTGCAGCATGAGCTGAAAAGGCACTGTTGGGACAATGCAGTCGGCGAGCGCGTCTTCCTGAATCTGCGGATGGAATGTGCCCGACGCACATGGTATGCCAATCAGGAAGAGACCCGCAGTGATATCGCTGCCTATATCGTTGACTTTTATAGTTGCACGCGTTTGCACTCCGTATTGGGCACCCTGACGCCCGGGGTCTTCAAACCGAAAATGGCAAAAAACTTTCACTGA
- the apbC gene encoding iron-sulfur cluster carrier protein ApbC, whose protein sequence is MSITAEMVKETLSKVIDPNTNKDLVTSRCIKNIKLDGSDVAFDVELGYPAKSQIDGIRKATILALRQLPGIGNVSVNVYSKIIAHTAQRGVKLMANVKNIIAVASGKGGVGKSTTAVNLALALAAEGAQVGILDADIYGPSQPMMMGISGRPETIDGKTMEPMENHGLQVSSIGFMIDPDEPMVWRGPIVTQALQQLLDQTNWRDLDYLIVDMPPGTGDIQLTLSQKVPVTGAVIVTTPQDIALLDARKGLKMFEKVDIPILGIVENMSTHICSNCGHAEAIFGHGGGEKMCLEYGVDFLGALPLTMSIREHADSGMPTVIADPDGPVAEIYRNIARKIAIKVAEKAKDMSSKFPSIVIKND, encoded by the coding sequence ATGAGCATCACAGCAGAGATGGTAAAAGAAACACTTTCGAAGGTTATTGATCCGAATACAAATAAAGACTTGGTTACAAGCAGATGCATCAAGAATATCAAGCTGGACGGCAGTGATGTCGCCTTCGACGTAGAACTCGGTTACCCGGCAAAAAGTCAGATTGATGGAATTCGTAAAGCGACTATTCTAGCCTTGCGCCAATTACCGGGTATTGGTAATGTCAGTGTGAATGTGTACTCAAAAATTATCGCTCATACCGCCCAGCGCGGCGTCAAATTAATGGCGAATGTGAAAAATATTATCGCTGTTGCATCTGGTAAAGGCGGCGTAGGTAAATCAACAACAGCCGTCAATCTCGCTCTGGCTTTGGCGGCGGAAGGAGCGCAGGTTGGTATTCTCGATGCGGATATCTATGGCCCGTCTCAGCCAATGATGATGGGAATTTCCGGACGTCCGGAAACCATCGATGGCAAGACAATGGAGCCGATGGAAAACCATGGTCTACAAGTCTCAAGTATCGGTTTCATGATCGACCCTGACGAACCGATGGTATGGCGCGGTCCCATAGTTACACAAGCGCTGCAGCAACTGCTCGACCAGACAAACTGGCGTGACCTCGATTATCTAATCGTGGATATGCCGCCAGGTACAGGCGATATCCAATTGACGCTCTCACAAAAGGTGCCAGTGACTGGCGCGGTAATTGTCACAACACCACAGGATATCGCACTGCTCGATGCGCGCAAGGGTTTGAAAATGTTCGAGAAGGTTGACATTCCTATTCTTGGTATCGTCGAAAACATGAGCACACATATATGTTCAAATTGTGGCCATGCCGAAGCAATTTTTGGCCATGGTGGCGGCGAAAAAATGTGTCTTGAATATGGTGTCGACTTTCTGGGCGCATTGCCATTGACCATGTCGATTCGCGAACATGCGGACTCGGGCATGCCGACTGTCATTGCCGATCCGGATGGCCCAGTTGCGGAAATTTATAGAAATATTGCACGCAAAATCGCTATCAAGGTGGCTGAAAAAGCAAAAGATATGTCGAGTAAATTCCCAAGTATTGTTATTAAGAATGACTAA
- a CDS encoding DUF3305 domain-containing protein yields METDALSVGVVMQRRRIDSRWQSHQWQPLEILSGVPDERHKLIDSDEDQRWLFGGFDVRLFSDESEGYFLNVSAPEPCWFVMWRMEDIDGVDIAVPKVVTLSYHEGARLMDGGEKVDTIPASSEIVERMTAFVKTYYVPEQKRKRRKPSFEGGAAVAQMAIDEGKPRGR; encoded by the coding sequence ATGGAAACTGACGCACTAAGCGTTGGCGTTGTCATGCAGCGCCGGCGCATTGATAGCAGGTGGCAATCACATCAGTGGCAACCCCTCGAGATTCTCAGTGGTGTTCCCGATGAACGGCATAAATTGATAGACAGCGATGAGGATCAGCGTTGGCTGTTCGGTGGCTTCGATGTACGTTTGTTTAGCGACGAGTCAGAAGGATATTTTCTGAATGTGAGTGCCCCAGAACCTTGTTGGTTCGTGATGTGGCGCATGGAAGATATTGATGGCGTCGACATCGCCGTACCGAAGGTTGTTACCTTGTCTTATCACGAGGGTGCGAGGTTAATGGACGGTGGAGAAAAGGTTGACACTATTCCTGCCTCGTCTGAAATCGTTGAGCGAATGACTGCCTTCGTCAAGACTTACTATGTCCCTGAGCAAAAACGGAAACGTCGAAAACCTTCTTTTGAGGGCGGTGCTGCCGTAGCACAAATGGCTATTGATGAAGGAAAACCGCGTGGCCGCTAA
- a CDS encoding DUF3306 domain-containing protein — MAANDFFSRWARKTESANPEVSQGNLRSEPLPLPTSDDVDALNTSSDFTPFFAQGVDDLVKRLALKKLFSDPRFNIMDGLDIYIEDYNTFVPMTAEMVSELNHAKLLMDPLAHLKQPIMQMLETPLPKLVEENDDAVDASEGLAVEAAGTDIETTKVAEKNTAPEDDAPDIVEPTDTAGSRLPQEALSTDLVIPVSTS; from the coding sequence GTGGCCGCTAACGACTTTTTTTCCCGGTGGGCCAGAAAAACAGAGTCTGCTAATCCGGAGGTGAGTCAAGGCAATTTGCGATCTGAACCTTTGCCTTTGCCGACCTCTGATGATGTTGATGCGCTCAATACGTCTTCTGATTTCACGCCATTTTTTGCGCAAGGCGTGGACGATCTGGTGAAGCGATTGGCATTGAAAAAATTATTTTCTGATCCACGCTTCAACATCATGGATGGACTCGATATCTATATTGAGGACTACAACACTTTTGTGCCAATGACTGCAGAAATGGTATCCGAGCTAAATCACGCTAAGTTACTTATGGATCCACTCGCACATCTAAAGCAACCGATCATGCAAATGCTTGAGACGCCGTTGCCCAAGTTGGTCGAAGAGAATGATGACGCGGTTGATGCCAGCGAAGGATTGGCCGTCGAAGCAGCCGGCACCGATATCGAAACCACAAAGGTAGCCGAGAAAAATACTGCGCCCGAAGACGACGCTCCAGACATAGTCGAGCCAACAGATACGGCCGGCTCCCGGTTGCCTCAAGAAGCACTATCGACTGATCTAGTTATTCCTGTATCGACGTCTTGA